One Vicugna pacos chromosome X, VicPac4, whole genome shotgun sequence DNA window includes the following coding sequences:
- the LOC140691748 gene encoding nuclear RNA export factor 2-like isoform X2 → MQKFKYSYGSSSCQGRNEGWGSFRGNFGRRSPRYERGGCEPQPSHLQEEDGNMVMGDVQEDPQVRHTPYTTYRNKRRVRCHSEGRIRVTVWRDRKPPQREMRENTQDGTPGSWFKITISYGRKYDKMWLMKSIQNHCSVPFTPVDFHYVKNRARFFVQGASTASALKDVSYKICDEENEKVAIFVSPSTVPYSVLNKLEPKEMEQLKLTLNKRYNVSQQALDLQNLRFDPDLVSHDIDIILNRRNCMAATLQIIEKDFPELLSLNLSSNKLYRLDGLSDIIQMAPTVKILNLCKNELKSAWELSKMKGLDLEELWLQGNPLCGTFPDHSTYVSSILELFPKLLRLDGQETPPPAKLGVDTRKSLPACKESSEGSDQLKSLILQFLQQYYLIHDSGDRQDLLGAYHDEACFSLTIPFNPEDPAPSSLWEYVKDSRNMKKLKDPYLRVQLLKHTKRDIVRSLCLLPKTQHDLSSFVVDMWLHTDTMLCFSVNGVFKEVEGRSQGSVRAFTRTFIAIPASHSSLCIVNDELFVRDASPSEPQSAFSIPVPTLTSSSVHTGSREQQEMVQAFSTQSGMKLEWAQKCLQDNDWNYTRAGQVFTTLKAEGKIPEEAFKQIP, encoded by the exons ATGCAAAAGTTCA AATACAGTTATGGTAGTAGCTCATgtcaaggaagaaatgaaggttGGGGTTCTTTCCGAGGTAATTTTGGCAGGAGGAGCCCTCGTTATGAACGTGGTGGATGTGAGCCTCAGCCTTCACACCTCCAGGAGGAGGATGGAAACATGGTGATGGGGGATGTCCAGGAGGACCCCCAAGTGAGACA CACTCCGTATACCACCTACCGGAACAAGAGGAGAGTGAGATGTCATAGTGAAGGCCGGATCCGTGTTACTGTGTGGAGAGATAGAAAACCTCCgcagagagaaatgagagagaacACACAAGATGGAACCCCAGGGAGCTGGTTCAAGATCACA ATTTCTTATGGGAGAAAGTATGACAAGATGTGGCTAATGAAGTCAATCCAGAATCACTGCAGTGTCCCTTTCACTCCAGTGGAT TTCCACTATGTGAAAAACCGGGCTCGGTTCTTTGTCCAGGGTGCTAGCACTGCCTCTGCATTGAAGGATGTCAGCTACAAGATTTGTGATGAGGAGAATGAAAAG GTGGCTATCTTTGTCAGTCCCTCTACTGTTCCCTACTCTGTGCTGAATAAGTTGGAGCCAAAAGAAATGGAGCAGCTAAAG CTGACTTTGAACAAACGATATAATGTCTCCCAGCAAGCCCTTGACCTCCAGAATCTCCGCTTTGACCCAG ACTTGGTGAGCCATGATATTGATATAATTCTGAATCGAAGAAACTGCATGGCTGCCACCCTGCAGATCATCGAAAAGGATTTCCCTGAG CTGTTGTCCTTGAACTTGAGCAGCAACAAACTGTACCGTCTGGATGGCCTGTCTGACATTATACAGATGGCCCCCACAGTCAAGATTCTGAACCTCTGCAAAAATGAG CTGAAGTCAGCCTGGGAGTTGAGCAAGATGAAAGGGCTGGATCTCGAAGAGCTGTGGTTGCAAGGAAACCCACTGTGTGGCACCTTCCCAGACCACTCCACCTACGTAAG CTCCATCCTGGAATTGTTCCCCAAGTTATTACGCTTG GATGGCCAGGAGACACCCCCACCAGCTAAGTTAGGTGTGGACACCCGTAAGAGCTTACCAGCCTGCAAG gaaAGCAGTGAAGGATCTGATCAGCTGAAGAGTCTGATCCTGCAATTCCTGCAGCA GTATTACTTGATCCACGACTCTGGAGACCGACAGGATCTCCTGGGTGCTTATCACGACGAGGCCTGCTTCTCCCTGACCATTCCCTTCAACCCCGAGGACCCAGCCCC gaGCAGCTTGTGGGAGTACGTCAAGGACAGTAGGAATATGAAGAAGCTCAAGGACCCCT ACCTGCGGGTCCAGCTGCTGAAACACACAAAACGTGACATTGTGCGCTCCCTCTGCCTGTTGCCCAAAACTCAGCATGACCTCAGCTCCTTCGTGGTGGACATGTGGCTCCACACG GACACAATgctctgcttctctgtcaacgGGGTGTTCAAGGAAG TGGAAGGAAGGTCTCAGGGTTCTGTTCGTGCCTTCACCCGGACCTTCATCGCTATCCCTGCCAGCCATTCCAG TCTGTGCATCGTGAACGACGAGCTGTTTGTGAGGGATGCCTCCCCCAGTGAGCCTCAGAGTGCGTTCTCCATCCCAGTGCCTACACTCACCTCCAGCTCCGTGCACACCGGCTCCCGGGAGCAGCAGGAAATGGTGCAGGCTTTCTCTACCCAGTCTGGGATGAAACTCGAGTGGGCTCAGAA GTGCCTTCAGGACAATGACTGGAACTACACCAGAGCTGGTCAGGTCTTCACTACGCTCAAG GCCGAGGGCAAGATCCCAGAGGAGGCCTTCAAACAAATCCCCTAA
- the LOC140691748 gene encoding nuclear RNA export factor 2-like isoform X1, producing MYSTLAKSGTHRTEEYSYGSSSCQGRNEGWGSFRGNFGRRSPRYERGGCEPQPSHLQEEDGNMVMGDVQEDPQVRHTPYTTYRNKRRVRCHSEGRIRVTVWRDRKPPQREMRENTQDGTPGSWFKITISYGRKYDKMWLMKSIQNHCSVPFTPVDFHYVKNRARFFVQGASTASALKDVSYKICDEENEKVAIFVSPSTVPYSVLNKLEPKEMEQLKLTLNKRYNVSQQALDLQNLRFDPDLVSHDIDIILNRRNCMAATLQIIEKDFPELLSLNLSSNKLYRLDGLSDIIQMAPTVKILNLCKNELKSAWELSKMKGLDLEELWLQGNPLCGTFPDHSTYVSSILELFPKLLRLDGQETPPPAKLGVDTRKSLPACKESSEGSDQLKSLILQFLQQYYLIHDSGDRQDLLGAYHDEACFSLTIPFNPEDPAPSSLWEYVKDSRNMKKLKDPYLRVQLLKHTKRDIVRSLCLLPKTQHDLSSFVVDMWLHTDTMLCFSVNGVFKEVEGRSQGSVRAFTRTFIAIPASHSSLCIVNDELFVRDASPSEPQSAFSIPVPTLTSSSVHTGSREQQEMVQAFSTQSGMKLEWAQKCLQDNDWNYTRAGQVFTTLKAEGKIPEEAFKQIP from the exons AATACAGTTATGGTAGTAGCTCATgtcaaggaagaaatgaaggttGGGGTTCTTTCCGAGGTAATTTTGGCAGGAGGAGCCCTCGTTATGAACGTGGTGGATGTGAGCCTCAGCCTTCACACCTCCAGGAGGAGGATGGAAACATGGTGATGGGGGATGTCCAGGAGGACCCCCAAGTGAGACA CACTCCGTATACCACCTACCGGAACAAGAGGAGAGTGAGATGTCATAGTGAAGGCCGGATCCGTGTTACTGTGTGGAGAGATAGAAAACCTCCgcagagagaaatgagagagaacACACAAGATGGAACCCCAGGGAGCTGGTTCAAGATCACA ATTTCTTATGGGAGAAAGTATGACAAGATGTGGCTAATGAAGTCAATCCAGAATCACTGCAGTGTCCCTTTCACTCCAGTGGAT TTCCACTATGTGAAAAACCGGGCTCGGTTCTTTGTCCAGGGTGCTAGCACTGCCTCTGCATTGAAGGATGTCAGCTACAAGATTTGTGATGAGGAGAATGAAAAG GTGGCTATCTTTGTCAGTCCCTCTACTGTTCCCTACTCTGTGCTGAATAAGTTGGAGCCAAAAGAAATGGAGCAGCTAAAG CTGACTTTGAACAAACGATATAATGTCTCCCAGCAAGCCCTTGACCTCCAGAATCTCCGCTTTGACCCAG ACTTGGTGAGCCATGATATTGATATAATTCTGAATCGAAGAAACTGCATGGCTGCCACCCTGCAGATCATCGAAAAGGATTTCCCTGAG CTGTTGTCCTTGAACTTGAGCAGCAACAAACTGTACCGTCTGGATGGCCTGTCTGACATTATACAGATGGCCCCCACAGTCAAGATTCTGAACCTCTGCAAAAATGAG CTGAAGTCAGCCTGGGAGTTGAGCAAGATGAAAGGGCTGGATCTCGAAGAGCTGTGGTTGCAAGGAAACCCACTGTGTGGCACCTTCCCAGACCACTCCACCTACGTAAG CTCCATCCTGGAATTGTTCCCCAAGTTATTACGCTTG GATGGCCAGGAGACACCCCCACCAGCTAAGTTAGGTGTGGACACCCGTAAGAGCTTACCAGCCTGCAAG gaaAGCAGTGAAGGATCTGATCAGCTGAAGAGTCTGATCCTGCAATTCCTGCAGCA GTATTACTTGATCCACGACTCTGGAGACCGACAGGATCTCCTGGGTGCTTATCACGACGAGGCCTGCTTCTCCCTGACCATTCCCTTCAACCCCGAGGACCCAGCCCC gaGCAGCTTGTGGGAGTACGTCAAGGACAGTAGGAATATGAAGAAGCTCAAGGACCCCT ACCTGCGGGTCCAGCTGCTGAAACACACAAAACGTGACATTGTGCGCTCCCTCTGCCTGTTGCCCAAAACTCAGCATGACCTCAGCTCCTTCGTGGTGGACATGTGGCTCCACACG GACACAATgctctgcttctctgtcaacgGGGTGTTCAAGGAAG TGGAAGGAAGGTCTCAGGGTTCTGTTCGTGCCTTCACCCGGACCTTCATCGCTATCCCTGCCAGCCATTCCAG TCTGTGCATCGTGAACGACGAGCTGTTTGTGAGGGATGCCTCCCCCAGTGAGCCTCAGAGTGCGTTCTCCATCCCAGTGCCTACACTCACCTCCAGCTCCGTGCACACCGGCTCCCGGGAGCAGCAGGAAATGGTGCAGGCTTTCTCTACCCAGTCTGGGATGAAACTCGAGTGGGCTCAGAA GTGCCTTCAGGACAATGACTGGAACTACACCAGAGCTGGTCAGGTCTTCACTACGCTCAAG GCCGAGGGCAAGATCCCAGAGGAGGCCTTCAAACAAATCCCCTAA
- the LOC140691748 gene encoding nuclear RNA export factor 2-like isoform X3 has product MRENTQDGTPGSWFKITISYGRKYDKMWLMKSIQNHCSVPFTPVDFHYVKNRARFFVQGASTASALKDVSYKICDEENEKVAIFVSPSTVPYSVLNKLEPKEMEQLKLTLNKRYNVSQQALDLQNLRFDPDLVSHDIDIILNRRNCMAATLQIIEKDFPELLSLNLSSNKLYRLDGLSDIIQMAPTVKILNLCKNELKSAWELSKMKGLDLEELWLQGNPLCGTFPDHSTYVSSILELFPKLLRLDGQETPPPAKLGVDTRKSLPACKESSEGSDQLKSLILQFLQQYYLIHDSGDRQDLLGAYHDEACFSLTIPFNPEDPAPSSLWEYVKDSRNMKKLKDPYLRVQLLKHTKRDIVRSLCLLPKTQHDLSSFVVDMWLHTDTMLCFSVNGVFKEVEGRSQGSVRAFTRTFIAIPASHSSLCIVNDELFVRDASPSEPQSAFSIPVPTLTSSSVHTGSREQQEMVQAFSTQSGMKLEWAQKCLQDNDWNYTRAGQVFTTLKAEGKIPEEAFKQIP; this is encoded by the exons atgagagagaacACACAAGATGGAACCCCAGGGAGCTGGTTCAAGATCACA ATTTCTTATGGGAGAAAGTATGACAAGATGTGGCTAATGAAGTCAATCCAGAATCACTGCAGTGTCCCTTTCACTCCAGTGGAT TTCCACTATGTGAAAAACCGGGCTCGGTTCTTTGTCCAGGGTGCTAGCACTGCCTCTGCATTGAAGGATGTCAGCTACAAGATTTGTGATGAGGAGAATGAAAAG GTGGCTATCTTTGTCAGTCCCTCTACTGTTCCCTACTCTGTGCTGAATAAGTTGGAGCCAAAAGAAATGGAGCAGCTAAAG CTGACTTTGAACAAACGATATAATGTCTCCCAGCAAGCCCTTGACCTCCAGAATCTCCGCTTTGACCCAG ACTTGGTGAGCCATGATATTGATATAATTCTGAATCGAAGAAACTGCATGGCTGCCACCCTGCAGATCATCGAAAAGGATTTCCCTGAG CTGTTGTCCTTGAACTTGAGCAGCAACAAACTGTACCGTCTGGATGGCCTGTCTGACATTATACAGATGGCCCCCACAGTCAAGATTCTGAACCTCTGCAAAAATGAG CTGAAGTCAGCCTGGGAGTTGAGCAAGATGAAAGGGCTGGATCTCGAAGAGCTGTGGTTGCAAGGAAACCCACTGTGTGGCACCTTCCCAGACCACTCCACCTACGTAAG CTCCATCCTGGAATTGTTCCCCAAGTTATTACGCTTG GATGGCCAGGAGACACCCCCACCAGCTAAGTTAGGTGTGGACACCCGTAAGAGCTTACCAGCCTGCAAG gaaAGCAGTGAAGGATCTGATCAGCTGAAGAGTCTGATCCTGCAATTCCTGCAGCA GTATTACTTGATCCACGACTCTGGAGACCGACAGGATCTCCTGGGTGCTTATCACGACGAGGCCTGCTTCTCCCTGACCATTCCCTTCAACCCCGAGGACCCAGCCCC gaGCAGCTTGTGGGAGTACGTCAAGGACAGTAGGAATATGAAGAAGCTCAAGGACCCCT ACCTGCGGGTCCAGCTGCTGAAACACACAAAACGTGACATTGTGCGCTCCCTCTGCCTGTTGCCCAAAACTCAGCATGACCTCAGCTCCTTCGTGGTGGACATGTGGCTCCACACG GACACAATgctctgcttctctgtcaacgGGGTGTTCAAGGAAG TGGAAGGAAGGTCTCAGGGTTCTGTTCGTGCCTTCACCCGGACCTTCATCGCTATCCCTGCCAGCCATTCCAG TCTGTGCATCGTGAACGACGAGCTGTTTGTGAGGGATGCCTCCCCCAGTGAGCCTCAGAGTGCGTTCTCCATCCCAGTGCCTACACTCACCTCCAGCTCCGTGCACACCGGCTCCCGGGAGCAGCAGGAAATGGTGCAGGCTTTCTCTACCCAGTCTGGGATGAAACTCGAGTGGGCTCAGAA GTGCCTTCAGGACAATGACTGGAACTACACCAGAGCTGGTCAGGTCTTCACTACGCTCAAG GCCGAGGGCAAGATCCCAGAGGAGGCCTTCAAACAAATCCCCTAA